Proteins encoded in a region of the Tripterygium wilfordii isolate XIE 37 chromosome 21, ASM1340144v1, whole genome shotgun sequence genome:
- the LOC119990112 gene encoding probable NAD(P)H dehydrogenase (quinone) FQR1-like 1, with translation MATKVYIVYYSMYGHVAKLAEEIKKGTASVEGVEATIWQVPETLTGEVLEKMGAAPKGDAPIITPDDLAEADGLIFGFPTRFGMMCAQFKAFMDATGGLWKSQTLAGKPAGIFYSTGSQGGGQETTPLTAITQLVHHGMVFVPVGYTFGAGMFEMEKVKGGSPYGAGTYAGDGTRQPSALELELAFHQGKYFAGIAKKLKGTA, from the exons ATGGCAACTAAAGTGTATATTGT GTATTATTCCATGTATGGACATGTTGCGAAGCTTGCGGAAGAGATAAAGAAAGGAACTGCATCAGTTGAAGGAGTAGAAGCAACAATATGGCAG GTACCAGAAACACTAACAGGGGAGGTTCTGGAGAAGATGGGAGCAGCACCAAAGGGTGATGCACCCATTATCACACCAGATGATCTTGCTGAGGCTGATGGATTGATTTTTGGTTTCCCCACTAGATTTGGTATGATGTGTGCACAATTTAAGGCATTCATGGATGCCACTGGAGGTCTGTGGAAATCACAAACACTTGCAGGCAAACCAGCAGGAATTTTCTACAGCACTGGCTCTCAAGGAGGAGGACAAGAAACCACTCC ATTGACGGCTATTACTCAGCTTGTCCACCACGGGATGGTTTTCGTGCCGGTGGGTTATACATTTGGGGCAGGCATGTTTGAGATGGAGAAGGTGAAGGGTGGTAGCCCTTACGGTGCAGGAACGTATGCCGGAGACGGGACGAGGCAGCCCTCGGCGCTGGAGCTTGAGCTAGCTTTCCACCAGGGGAAGTACTTTGCTGGCATTGCAAAAAAACTCAAGGGAACTGCTTGA
- the LOC119990107 gene encoding transcription factor bHLH112-like isoform X2, giving the protein MAEEFHAGVCGGGWWNMDSSRSVLAGGSAITSHDMGWGLDLVDMKTTRSCHDQDSNNSALADSFQTSQKPQQQQQTDSDHSGGSSNSTVLIDSTLQVLGFGLQSSSDWNRALLSTGEDSSVLNNFTAMNQEFCLDQQRQNSINTRSNCTTSCESLSAGFPVSATASYGYNSTVIQSLLFEPADDPQSAHQSLFNNYPSNYGTDLNDQLMPASWPQLSPNNYLKPSLPKQLQPTSLHFTNNKPFLVSSSGTALNDEKAARFFHSTQQAQFLGPSTFEKKPDCSTLATTVNKGSSNEPAFKRPRMETPSPLPTFKVRKEKLGDRITALQQLVSPFGKTDTASVLHEAIDYIKFLHDQVNVLSTPYMKNGHPIQQVQQSFDKLNSSEGVKQDLKSRGLCLVPISSTFPVSNETSADFWTPTFGGTFR; this is encoded by the exons atGGCGGAGGAATTTCATGCGGGTGTTTGCGGCGGAGGATGGTGGAATATGGATTCATCGAGAAGCGTGCTCGCCGGAGGCTCAGCCATTACTAGTCATGACATGGGTTGGGGTTTGGATTTGGTGGATATGAAAACTACAAGGTCTTGTCATGATCAAGACTCTAATAATTCGGCCTTGGCCGATAGCTTTCAAACATCTCAGAAacctcaacaacaacaacagacgGATTCAGATCACAGCGGTGGCAGCAGCAACAGTACAGTTTTGATTGATTCAACCTTGCAAGTGCTGGGTTTCGGGCTCCAATCGTCCTCGGATTGGAATCGAGCTTTact TAGTACTGGAGAAGACTCTTCCGTACTTAACAACTTCACGGCAATGAATCAAGAATTCTGTTTAGACCAACAAAGACAGAATTCTATAAACACTCGGAGCAATTGTACAACTTCTTGTGAAAGCTTGTCTGCTGGGTTTCCAGTGTCAGCCACTGCTTCTTATGGCTACAATTCAACAGTGATACAAAGTTTGTTGTTTGAACCGGCAGATGATCCTCAATCAGCACATCAATCTTTATTCAACAATTATCCCAGCAATTATGGGACTGATTTGAATGATCAATTAATGCCAGCTTCTTGGCCTCAATTGTCTCCGAATAATTACTTGAAACCCTCATTGCCGAAGCAGTTACAACCCACAAGCTTACACTTCACCAACAACAAGCCCTTTTTGGTTTCCTCGTCTGGGACTGCTTTAAATGACGAAAAAGCTGCTAGATTCTTTCATTCAACTCAACAAGCACAATTTCTTGGACCATCAACATTTGAGAAGAAACCCGATTGTTCTACCCTCGCAACGACG GTTAATAAAGGAAGCAGCAATGAACCTGCATTCAAGAGACCTCGAATGGAGACACCATCTCCATTACCAACTTTTAAG GTGCGAAAAGAGAAGCTAGGGGACCGAATAACTGCGCTTCAGCAATTGGTTTCACCTTTCGGAaag ACAGATACGGCATCGGTTCTCCACGAAGCTATTGACTACATCAAGTTCCTTCACGATCAAGTCAAT GTTTTAAGTACTCCTTATATGAAAAATGGCCATCCCATTCAGCAAGTACAACAG TCTTTTGATAAATTGAACTCATCAGAGGGGGTAAAGCAAGACCTAAAGAGTCGAGGACTTTGTTTGGTACCGATTTCAAGCACATTCCCAGTCTCCAATGAAACTAGTGCTGATTTTTGGACACCAACGTTTGGTGGAACTTTCAGGTAG
- the LOC119990107 gene encoding transcription factor bHLH112-like isoform X1: MAEEFHAGVCGGGWWNMDSSRSVLAGGSAITSHDMGWGLDLVDMKTTRSCHDQDSNNSALADSFQTSQKPQQQQQTDSDHSGGSSNSTVLIDSTLQVLGFGLQSSSDWNRALLSTGEDSSVLNNFTAMNQEFCLDQQRQNSINTRSNCTTSCESLSAGFPVSATASYGYNSTVIQSLLFEPADDPQSAHQSLFNNYPSNYGTDLNDQLMPASWPQLSPNNYLKPSLPKQLQPTSLHFTNNKPFLVSSSGTALNDEKAARFFHSTQQAQFLGPSTFEKKPDCSTLATTVNVNKGSSNEPAFKRPRMETPSPLPTFKVRKEKLGDRITALQQLVSPFGKTDTASVLHEAIDYIKFLHDQVNVLSTPYMKNGHPIQQVQQSFDKLNSSEGVKQDLKSRGLCLVPISSTFPVSNETSADFWTPTFGGTFR; the protein is encoded by the exons atGGCGGAGGAATTTCATGCGGGTGTTTGCGGCGGAGGATGGTGGAATATGGATTCATCGAGAAGCGTGCTCGCCGGAGGCTCAGCCATTACTAGTCATGACATGGGTTGGGGTTTGGATTTGGTGGATATGAAAACTACAAGGTCTTGTCATGATCAAGACTCTAATAATTCGGCCTTGGCCGATAGCTTTCAAACATCTCAGAAacctcaacaacaacaacagacgGATTCAGATCACAGCGGTGGCAGCAGCAACAGTACAGTTTTGATTGATTCAACCTTGCAAGTGCTGGGTTTCGGGCTCCAATCGTCCTCGGATTGGAATCGAGCTTTact TAGTACTGGAGAAGACTCTTCCGTACTTAACAACTTCACGGCAATGAATCAAGAATTCTGTTTAGACCAACAAAGACAGAATTCTATAAACACTCGGAGCAATTGTACAACTTCTTGTGAAAGCTTGTCTGCTGGGTTTCCAGTGTCAGCCACTGCTTCTTATGGCTACAATTCAACAGTGATACAAAGTTTGTTGTTTGAACCGGCAGATGATCCTCAATCAGCACATCAATCTTTATTCAACAATTATCCCAGCAATTATGGGACTGATTTGAATGATCAATTAATGCCAGCTTCTTGGCCTCAATTGTCTCCGAATAATTACTTGAAACCCTCATTGCCGAAGCAGTTACAACCCACAAGCTTACACTTCACCAACAACAAGCCCTTTTTGGTTTCCTCGTCTGGGACTGCTTTAAATGACGAAAAAGCTGCTAGATTCTTTCATTCAACTCAACAAGCACAATTTCTTGGACCATCAACATTTGAGAAGAAACCCGATTGTTCTACCCTCGCAACGACGGTAAAT GTTAATAAAGGAAGCAGCAATGAACCTGCATTCAAGAGACCTCGAATGGAGACACCATCTCCATTACCAACTTTTAAG GTGCGAAAAGAGAAGCTAGGGGACCGAATAACTGCGCTTCAGCAATTGGTTTCACCTTTCGGAaag ACAGATACGGCATCGGTTCTCCACGAAGCTATTGACTACATCAAGTTCCTTCACGATCAAGTCAAT GTTTTAAGTACTCCTTATATGAAAAATGGCCATCCCATTCAGCAAGTACAACAG TCTTTTGATAAATTGAACTCATCAGAGGGGGTAAAGCAAGACCTAAAGAGTCGAGGACTTTGTTTGGTACCGATTTCAAGCACATTCCCAGTCTCCAATGAAACTAGTGCTGATTTTTGGACACCAACGTTTGGTGGAACTTTCAGGTAG